In Polaromonas sp. JS666, one genomic interval encodes:
- a CDS encoding YfgM family protein: MAKHLDLEEQEQLDELKHFWKQYGDLITWGLIAVFGIFAAWNGYQYWQRSQAAQASVMYDEIERAVQSGDQARIDRSLADMKDRFGRTTYAQQAGLLAARAYYDKGNLDASRAALTGVAEKASDEGYQAIARLRLAGLLLEKKAYDEALQQLSASFPKDFAALAADRRGDILAAQGKKTEARVEYEKAYKGLDERAEYRRLVEVKLNALGVDPTAGSTKLTTTAANTEVKK, translated from the coding sequence ATGGCAAAACATCTCGATTTGGAAGAGCAGGAACAACTTGATGAACTCAAGCATTTCTGGAAGCAGTATGGCGACCTGATCACCTGGGGCCTGATCGCCGTGTTTGGCATTTTTGCGGCCTGGAACGGTTATCAGTACTGGCAGCGCAGCCAGGCGGCGCAGGCTTCCGTGATGTACGACGAAATCGAGCGCGCTGTTCAGTCGGGTGATCAGGCCAGGATTGACCGTTCGTTGGCGGACATGAAAGACCGTTTTGGCCGCACCACCTATGCCCAGCAAGCCGGTCTGCTCGCCGCCAGGGCCTATTACGACAAGGGCAACCTGGACGCTTCCCGCGCCGCCTTGACCGGGGTGGCCGAGAAGGCTTCTGACGAGGGTTATCAGGCCATTGCCCGGTTGCGACTAGCCGGTCTTTTGCTGGAAAAGAAAGCCTACGACGAAGCCCTGCAGCAGCTGTCCGCTTCTTTCCCGAAAGATTTTGCGGCTCTGGCAGCCGACCGCCGCGGCGATATCCTGGCCGCCCAGGGCAAGAAAACCGAAGCCCGGGTGGAATATGAAAAAGCCTACAAGGGGCTCGACGAGCGTGCCGAGTACCGGCGCCTGGTGGAGGTCAAACTCAATGCGCTTGGCGTTGATCCCACCGCAGGTTCCACCAAACTGACAACGACCGCAGCCAATACCGAGGTGAAGAAATGA
- the hisS gene encoding histidine--tRNA ligase produces the protein MEKLTAVKGMNDILPPDSARWEWLEDKVRTLMGRYAYRNIRTPILEHTQLFVRGIGEVTDIVEKEMYSFEDRADKYGDHDHLTMRPENTASVVRAVTEHNLLYEGGKRLYYMGPMFRRERPQRGRYRQFHQIGAEALGFAGPEVDAELILLAAALWKELGLSDWRLEINSLGQPDERAQHRAQLIAHLEQHADVLDEEARRRLHSNPLRILDTKNPVMQAVVDSAPRLIDFLGPQSLAHFEGLKAILDANGIPWTLNPRLVRGLDYYNLTVFEFVTDRLGAQGTICAGGRYDYLIEQMGGKAAPAVGWALGVERVLELIKEQGAAVTPPVPDAYAVIPEASALPVVLQTLQALRAAGVSVQMHAGASADGMGSMKSQFKKADGSGARFALIFGPAELAQGHVAVKPLRGEKADVAQVQTLQPLDDVSAWAHALRA, from the coding sequence ATCGAAAAACTCACCGCCGTCAAGGGCATGAACGACATCTTGCCGCCGGATTCGGCGCGCTGGGAGTGGCTCGAAGACAAAGTCCGCACGCTGATGGGGCGCTATGCCTACCGTAATATCCGCACCCCCATTCTTGAGCACACGCAGCTGTTTGTGCGGGGGATTGGCGAGGTCACGGACATCGTCGAAAAGGAAATGTATTCCTTCGAAGACCGTGCGGACAAGTATGGTGATCATGACCACCTCACCATGCGGCCTGAAAATACCGCCAGCGTGGTTCGTGCGGTCACCGAACACAACCTGCTCTATGAGGGCGGCAAGCGCCTCTACTATATGGGCCCGATGTTCCGTCGGGAGCGCCCGCAACGTGGCCGTTACCGCCAGTTTCATCAGATTGGCGCCGAAGCACTGGGTTTTGCCGGACCGGAAGTGGATGCCGAGCTGATTTTGCTGGCCGCGGCGCTCTGGAAGGAGCTGGGCCTGAGCGATTGGCGCCTGGAAATCAATAGCCTGGGTCAGCCCGATGAGCGTGCCCAGCACCGTGCCCAACTGATCGCCCACCTGGAACAACATGCCGACGTCCTGGACGAGGAAGCACGCCGGCGCCTGCACAGCAATCCGCTGCGCATTCTTGACACCAAGAATCCGGTCATGCAAGCAGTGGTAGACAGCGCCCCCCGGCTGATCGACTTTCTGGGGCCCCAGTCGTTGGCGCATTTTGAGGGACTTAAAGCCATCCTCGATGCCAACGGCATCCCCTGGACCCTGAATCCCCGACTGGTGCGCGGGCTGGATTATTACAACCTCACGGTGTTTGAGTTTGTGACCGACCGGCTGGGCGCCCAAGGCACCATTTGCGCCGGAGGGCGCTATGACTACCTGATTGAGCAGATGGGCGGCAAAGCCGCGCCGGCAGTGGGATGGGCCTTGGGCGTAGAGCGTGTGCTGGAGCTCATCAAGGAGCAGGGCGCTGCCGTCACGCCGCCGGTACCCGATGCCTATGCGGTGATTCCCGAGGCATCTGCCTTGCCCGTCGTTCTGCAAACCCTGCAGGCCTTGCGCGCGGCGGGGGTGAGTGTGCAGATGCACGCCGGTGCCAGCGCCGACGGCATGGGCAGCATGAAGTCCCAGTTCAAGAAGGCCGATGGCAGCGGCGCGCGGTTTGCCCTCATTTTCGGTCCGGCCGAGCTGGCGCAGGGGCACGTTGCCGTCAAACCGCTGCGGGGGGAAAAGGCTGATGTGGCGCAGGTGCAAACCTTGCAGCCACTGGACGACGTGTCCGCCTGGGCTCACGCCTTGCGCGCCTAG
- the ispG gene encoding flavodoxin-dependent (E)-4-hydroxy-3-methylbut-2-enyl-diphosphate synthase, whose translation MEPCLPIESAFPKARRSTQALVAWGSRVVTVGGDAPVRIQSMTNTDTVDAIGTAIQVKELALAGSEMVRITVNTPEAAQAVPHVREQLDRMGIDVPLIGDFHYNGHRLLTDYPACAEALSKYRINPGNVGKGDKRDRQFGQMIEVAMRWNKPVRIGVNWGSLDQELLASLMDDNSARATPWDARQVMYEALITSAIDSARRAEEMGMRRNQIILSCKVSGVQDLISVYRELAKRSDYALHLGLTEAGMGTKGTVASATALSILLQEGIGDTIRVSLTPQPGEARTQEVVIASEIIQALGLRNFVPSVTACPGCGRTTSTTFQELAKQIDDFLRAQMPVWRAQYPGVEALKVAVMGCIVNGPGESKHADIGISLPGSGEAPAAPVFIDGEKKLTLRGDNIAQEFQVIVENYIEKRFGTQSVAEAA comes from the coding sequence GTGGAGCCTTGCCTTCCCATCGAGTCGGCTTTTCCGAAAGCACGGCGTTCTACCCAGGCGCTGGTTGCCTGGGGCTCCCGCGTGGTTACCGTGGGCGGCGACGCGCCGGTGCGTATCCAGTCCATGACCAACACGGACACCGTGGATGCCATTGGTACAGCCATTCAGGTCAAGGAGCTTGCGCTGGCTGGCTCCGAAATGGTTCGCATCACCGTGAACACGCCTGAGGCGGCGCAGGCCGTGCCTCACGTTCGGGAGCAGCTGGATCGCATGGGCATCGACGTGCCGCTGATTGGTGACTTTCATTACAACGGTCACCGCCTGCTGACGGATTACCCGGCCTGTGCCGAGGCCTTGTCCAAATACCGCATCAACCCGGGTAACGTGGGCAAGGGCGACAAGCGCGACCGGCAATTCGGCCAGATGATTGAAGTCGCCATGCGCTGGAACAAGCCCGTGCGCATCGGGGTGAACTGGGGCAGCCTTGACCAGGAACTGCTGGCCAGCTTGATGGACGACAACAGTGCGCGTGCCACCCCGTGGGATGCCAGGCAGGTCATGTATGAGGCGCTGATCACCTCGGCCATTGATTCCGCCCGCCGTGCCGAGGAAATGGGCATGCGGCGTAACCAGATCATCCTGTCCTGCAAGGTGAGCGGTGTCCAGGATCTCATTTCCGTGTACCGCGAATTGGCCAAACGCAGCGACTACGCCCTTCACCTCGGCCTCACCGAGGCCGGCATGGGCACCAAAGGCACGGTCGCCTCCGCCACCGCGCTGTCGATTTTGCTGCAGGAAGGCATTGGCGACACGATTCGCGTCTCCCTGACCCCCCAGCCCGGCGAGGCCCGCACCCAGGAAGTGGTGATTGCTTCGGAGATCATCCAGGCCCTGGGGCTGCGCAACTTCGTCCCCAGCGTCACCGCCTGTCCCGGCTGTGGCCGCACCACCAGCACCACCTTTCAGGAGCTTGCCAAGCAGATTGACGACTTCCTGCGGGCCCAGATGCCGGTCTGGCGCGCGCAGTACCCGGGCGTTGAAGCGCTCAAGGTCGCGGTGATGGGCTGTATCGTCAATGGCCCCGGTGAAAGCAAGCATGCCGATATCGGCATCAGTCTGCCTGGATCGGGCGAGGCGCCGGCCGCACCGGTATTTATTGATGGCGAGAAGAAGCTGACCCTGCGCGGAGACAACATTGCGCAGGAGTTCCAGGTCATCGTTGAAAACTACATTGAAAAACGCTTTGGCACGCAGTCCGTCGCCGAAGCCGCGTGA
- a CDS encoding helix-turn-helix domain-containing protein, with product MSNFDPALAASFDSEAGSSFSHSQAMPAPQCTAGDLLRDAREAAGLHIAALAASLKVPVKKLEALEQDRFDLLPDAVFVRALASSVCRTLKIDPTQVLERMPQSPAPRLAQRSASINAPFSSPADGPRASPWKHASRPAVLAVLALLLGALVLIFLPGVAEEPVTVKREAEDGLAVAATEKPQSLPATMVMAGASLASGAAPEVSAAINVASASAAEGLAPAAPPGDVAGAPVTPQVAMQSTLPVAPVATAVATLTSPGAALAASAPVTAVPGGIVTFRAKQESWVEVTDAKGAVVLRRTLAPGEVAGASGALPLAAVVGRADATQVQVRGRAFDLTAVARDNVARFEVK from the coding sequence ATGAGTAACTTCGACCCAGCGCTGGCAGCCAGCTTCGATTCGGAGGCGGGTTCCAGCTTCAGCCACAGCCAGGCCATGCCTGCGCCCCAGTGCACGGCCGGTGACCTGCTTCGGGATGCAAGAGAGGCTGCGGGCCTTCATATTGCGGCGCTGGCTGCCTCGCTGAAAGTTCCCGTCAAGAAGCTTGAAGCGTTGGAGCAGGATCGTTTTGATTTGCTGCCGGACGCGGTATTTGTGCGTGCGCTTGCCTCCAGCGTGTGCCGAACCTTGAAAATAGATCCCACGCAGGTGCTTGAGCGCATGCCTCAATCGCCGGCCCCCAGGCTGGCCCAGCGAAGCGCCAGCATCAACGCGCCGTTTAGTTCGCCTGCTGATGGCCCGCGCGCTTCCCCCTGGAAGCATGCCTCGCGGCCCGCTGTATTGGCTGTGCTTGCCTTGCTATTGGGTGCCCTGGTTTTGATTTTCCTGCCTGGAGTTGCTGAAGAGCCGGTCACAGTCAAGCGGGAGGCTGAGGATGGGCTGGCCGTTGCCGCCACTGAGAAGCCACAGTCTTTGCCTGCGACGATGGTCATGGCGGGTGCAAGCCTTGCCAGTGGTGCCGCACCGGAAGTGTCGGCTGCAATCAATGTTGCCAGTGCTTCCGCTGCAGAAGGCCTGGCTCCCGCTGCCCCGCCGGGAGACGTGGCAGGGGCCCCTGTAACGCCGCAGGTTGCCATGCAGTCAACTCTGCCTGTTGCTCCCGTCGCTACTGCTGTTGCCACGTTGACGTCTCCTGGTGCGGCTTTGGCCGCCAGTGCACCCGTGACCGCGGTACCCGGCGGCATTGTGACGTTTCGCGCAAAGCAGGAGTCCTGGGTTGAAGTGACTGATGCCAAGGGGGCGGTTGTCCTGCGCCGTACGCTGGCTCCGGGTGAGGTCGCCGGCGCGTCCGGCGCCTTGCCGTTGGCGGCTGTGGTTGGCCGGGCCGACGCCACCCAGGTGCAGGTGCGCGGCCGGGCATTCGACCTGACCGCCGTTGCCCGGGATAACGTGGCCCGTTTCGAGGTGAAATAG
- the pilW gene encoding type IV pilus biogenesis/stability protein PilW, with product MRFSGNVICMSACWVAVLLAGCAGQQGMSGPSGNRSDIVTESDEPDHRRRARLRLELATGYFEQGQPNVALDEIKQSLAIDPTFVDAYNVRGLVYMRLNDIPLAEDSFRRALALNPRDGDVAHNYGWLLCQQARYEDSFRSFAQAVANPTYGGKAKTLMAQGVCQVRAGQRAEAEQSLMQSYELDAGNPVTGYNLATLLYERGDLTRAQFYIRRLNNSELANAETLWLGIKTERKLNNREAVLQLADQLKKRFAQSPQAAAYEKGAFNE from the coding sequence ATGAGGTTTTCCGGCAATGTGATCTGCATGTCAGCCTGCTGGGTGGCTGTGTTACTGGCAGGGTGTGCCGGCCAGCAAGGAATGTCCGGGCCCTCCGGTAACCGGAGCGACATCGTTACCGAGTCGGATGAACCCGACCATCGCAGGCGTGCACGCCTGCGGCTTGAGTTGGCCACCGGTTATTTTGAACAGGGCCAGCCCAATGTTGCGCTGGATGAAATCAAGCAATCGCTTGCCATAGACCCCACTTTTGTAGATGCCTACAACGTGCGCGGGCTGGTGTATATGCGGCTCAATGACATTCCATTGGCCGAAGACAGTTTTCGCCGTGCGCTCGCGCTGAACCCCCGCGATGGCGATGTGGCGCACAACTACGGGTGGCTGCTTTGCCAGCAGGCCCGCTATGAAGATTCTTTCAGATCCTTTGCCCAGGCCGTTGCCAATCCGACCTACGGCGGCAAGGCCAAAACATTGATGGCGCAAGGTGTCTGCCAGGTTCGCGCGGGGCAGCGTGCCGAGGCGGAACAGAGCCTGATGCAGTCCTATGAGCTGGATGCCGGCAATCCAGTGACCGGCTACAACCTCGCGACCCTTCTTTATGAACGTGGTGATCTGACTCGGGCGCAGTTCTATATACGCCGTCTGAACAACAGCGAGCTCGCAAATGCCGAAACGCTCTGGCTGGGCATCAAGACCGAACGGAAACTGAATAATCGCGAGGCAGTGCTGCAGTTGGCCGATCAGCTGAAAAAGCGCTTTGCCCAGTCTCCCCAAGCTGCCGCCTACGAAAAAGGTGCTTTCAATGAGTAA
- the rlmN gene encoding 23S rRNA (adenine(2503)-C(2))-methyltransferase RlmN, translated as MTANLLDYDLEGLAAFCEGLGEKRFRATQLFRWIHQKGASDFGQMTDLARSLREKLAGSAHIQGPKVVSRHDSADGTIKWLFDVGAGDVIEAVFIPETDRGTLCISSQAGCAVGCRFCSTGHQGFSRNLTTGEIVSQLWFAEHFLRQHLGRQERVISNVVMMGMGEPLQNYSQLVPALRVMLDDHGYGLSRRRVTVSTSGVVPMIDRLAKDCPVALAVSLHAPQDALRDSLVPLNKKYPIAELLQACTRYQASAPRDFITFEYCMLDGVNDQPEHARQLVALMQNHSAGGLSCKFNLIPFNPFPASGLKRSAMPQVAAFAKILMDAGIVTTVRKTRGDDIDAACGQLAGDVQDRTSVDRRIAAQRQGMLGGIKVVVAKGMDV; from the coding sequence ATGACAGCCAACCTTCTTGACTACGATCTGGAGGGCTTGGCCGCCTTTTGCGAAGGGCTCGGCGAAAAGCGCTTTCGCGCAACCCAGCTGTTTCGCTGGATTCATCAAAAAGGCGCCTCTGATTTTGGGCAGATGACAGATCTGGCCAGATCGCTGCGTGAAAAACTCGCCGGTTCGGCCCATATCCAGGGGCCGAAAGTGGTGTCCCGTCACGACTCGGCAGACGGCACCATCAAATGGCTGTTCGATGTTGGCGCCGGTGACGTCATTGAAGCCGTTTTCATCCCCGAAACGGATCGGGGAACCCTGTGCATTTCATCCCAGGCCGGCTGCGCCGTGGGGTGCCGGTTCTGCTCGACCGGGCACCAGGGCTTCAGCCGCAACCTCACTACGGGGGAAATTGTCTCCCAGCTGTGGTTTGCAGAGCATTTCCTGCGCCAGCACCTGGGCCGGCAGGAGCGTGTGATTTCGAATGTGGTCATGATGGGCATGGGCGAGCCCTTGCAGAACTACTCGCAACTGGTACCCGCGTTGCGGGTCATGCTGGATGACCATGGTTACGGTTTGTCGCGTCGCCGTGTGACAGTGTCGACGTCGGGCGTCGTGCCCATGATCGACAGGCTGGCCAAGGACTGTCCGGTGGCGCTGGCTGTGTCGTTGCACGCTCCGCAAGACGCGCTGCGCGACAGCCTGGTGCCACTCAATAAAAAATACCCGATCGCTGAATTGCTGCAGGCCTGCACCCGCTATCAGGCGTCTGCGCCGCGTGACTTCATCACGTTTGAGTACTGCATGCTTGACGGGGTGAATGACCAGCCCGAACATGCGCGCCAGCTGGTGGCGCTGATGCAAAATCATTCGGCAGGTGGCCTGTCGTGCAAATTCAACCTGATTCCTTTCAATCCGTTTCCGGCGTCGGGCCTGAAGCGTTCAGCCATGCCGCAGGTTGCCGCCTTCGCCAAAATCCTGATGGATGCGGGCATCGTGACCACGGTGCGTAAGACCCGCGGTGATGACATTGACGCGGCCTGTGGTCAACTCGCTGGCGATGTTCAGGACCGGACCAGCGTAGACCGGCGCATCGCGGCGCAACGGCAAGGTATGCTCGGCGGCATCAAAGTGGTTGTTGCAAAGGGGATGGATGTATGA
- the ndk gene encoding nucleoside-diphosphate kinase, producing MAIERTLSIIKPDAVAKNVIGQIYARFEAAGLKVVAAKMAHLSKGEAEAFYAVHKERPFFKDLVSFMISGPVMIQALEGEGAILKNRDLMGATDPKKAAAGTIRADFADSIDANAVHGSDAVETAQAEIAFFFPGMNIYSR from the coding sequence ATGGCGATCGAACGCACTCTCTCCATCATCAAGCCCGACGCAGTTGCAAAAAACGTCATTGGCCAGATTTATGCACGTTTTGAGGCCGCCGGCCTGAAAGTCGTGGCGGCCAAAATGGCTCACCTTTCAAAGGGCGAGGCTGAGGCTTTCTACGCGGTGCACAAGGAGCGTCCCTTCTTCAAGGACCTCGTGTCGTTCATGATTTCCGGTCCCGTCATGATCCAGGCGCTGGAAGGCGAGGGCGCCATTCTGAAGAACCGCGACCTGATGGGCGCGACCGATCCGAAGAAGGCTGCAGCCGGCACGATTCGCGCCGATTTTGCTGACAGCATTGATGCCAATGCCGTCCATGGTTCGGATGCCGTCGAAACTGCCCAGGCGGAAATTGCATTCTTCTTCCCGGGCATGAATATTTACTCGCGTTAA
- a CDS encoding pseudouridine synthase, whose translation MNQPDHPASDLPPTQPGEDENKPAATEKSGQDAPDLIADKPQEKAVALAQPAGQPVAQPATSTIRFEDVVTGQFDADEDDVALELPKRVLSPQPETPKLHKVLAQAGLGSRLEMEQLILEGRISVNAEPAHIGQRIQFGDTVKVNGKPIRVRIDPPPPRVIAYHKPSGEVVTHDDPQNRPTVFRRLPKLFQGKWQSVGRLDLNTEGLLLLTSSGELANKLMHPRFGLEREYAVRVLGALSNEEKKRLLEGVTLDDGVAQFSSIEAGGGEGANCWYRVTISEGRNREVRRMFEAVGHAVSRLIRIRYGAMLLPRGLKRGAFVELDERDIWALTNAVTRSESRADPRGAPKHPGHVRGDEGGEFRPGRGPRRNERSRGDRGRLPAPESGQADDFQPADADAEQEPNELQPPMHRTDSAPRGNRRRGGKGRGQGGNPGSPPRFGQAAGNGPQGPKRRDDRGDRGDKSAGGAQQPDPMKTSFGYIGADTFTRQRQGQGQGQGQGQRRSGGGGSGMGGAGGGQRRGGGGGGGNRGGGNRGGGGNRGGNR comes from the coding sequence ATGAATCAACCAGACCACCCGGCTTCCGACCTCCCGCCCACTCAGCCGGGCGAAGATGAAAATAAACCTGCTGCGACAGAAAAATCCGGGCAGGACGCCCCTGATTTAATAGCTGATAAGCCCCAAGAAAAGGCCGTGGCGTTAGCGCAGCCCGCCGGACAGCCGGTGGCGCAGCCTGCGACCAGCACTATCCGTTTCGAGGACGTGGTGACCGGGCAGTTTGACGCTGATGAAGACGATGTGGCGCTCGAGTTGCCCAAGCGGGTGCTGTCGCCTCAGCCGGAAACCCCCAAGCTGCACAAGGTGCTGGCGCAAGCCGGGTTGGGCTCCCGCCTGGAGATGGAGCAGCTTATTCTCGAGGGACGCATTTCGGTCAATGCCGAGCCGGCTCACATCGGGCAGCGCATCCAGTTCGGCGACACCGTCAAGGTCAACGGTAAGCCCATTCGCGTGCGAATTGATCCGCCGCCGCCTCGCGTGATTGCGTATCACAAGCCCAGCGGAGAGGTTGTGACGCACGACGATCCGCAAAACCGGCCCACGGTGTTCCGGCGCTTGCCCAAATTGTTTCAGGGTAAATGGCAGTCCGTCGGGCGTCTTGACCTGAACACCGAAGGCTTGCTCTTGTTGACGAGTTCGGGCGAGCTGGCCAACAAGCTGATGCATCCGCGCTTTGGCCTAGAGCGCGAGTATGCGGTGCGGGTGTTGGGTGCGCTGAGCAACGAGGAGAAAAAGCGCCTGCTGGAAGGCGTGACCCTGGATGATGGCGTGGCGCAGTTCAGCTCCATCGAGGCCGGTGGCGGCGAGGGTGCCAATTGCTGGTACCGGGTCACCATATCCGAGGGGCGCAATCGTGAGGTTCGCCGCATGTTCGAGGCGGTGGGCCACGCGGTCAGCCGTCTCATTCGGATCCGCTACGGCGCCATGCTGTTGCCGCGCGGACTGAAGCGGGGCGCATTCGTCGAACTGGATGAACGGGATATCTGGGCGCTGACCAATGCGGTCACCCGCTCCGAGTCCCGGGCGGATCCGCGGGGCGCGCCCAAACACCCGGGTCATGTTCGCGGCGACGAAGGTGGCGAATTCCGCCCAGGCCGCGGCCCTCGCCGAAATGAGCGCTCGCGCGGTGACCGCGGGCGCCTGCCGGCCCCCGAGAGCGGGCAAGCCGATGACTTTCAGCCCGCCGATGCCGATGCCGAGCAGGAGCCCAATGAGCTGCAGCCGCCAATGCACCGGACGGACTCTGCGCCCAGGGGCAACAGGCGCCGCGGGGGGAAAGGTCGTGGGCAGGGGGGTAACCCCGGTTCACCCCCTCGCTTTGGACAGGCTGCGGGAAATGGTCCGCAGGGACCAAAGCGGCGCGATGACCGTGGGGACCGGGGTGACAAAAGCGCCGGGGGGGCCCAGCAGCCCGATCCGATGAAGACATCCTTTGGTTATATCGGTGCGGATACCTTCACCCGGCAGCGGCAAGGTCAAGGTCAAGGTCAAGGTCAGGGGCAACGCCGCAGTGGCGGCGGGGGATCTGGCATGGGCGGTGCCGGTGGGGGGCAGCGCCGTGGCGGCGGGGGTGGTGGCGGAAACCGCGGAGGCGGCAATCGTGGTGGTGGCGGTAATCGCGGCGGAAATCGTTGA
- the scpB gene encoding SMC-Scp complex subunit ScpB — protein MNTTDAKRVLETALICAQQPLPLREMGVLFNGVLTADSLKLVLEDLQNDWAGRGVELVHVATGWRFQSRPQMREYLDRLHPEKPPRYTRATLETLAIIAYRQPVTRGDMEDIRGVTINSMILKQLEDRGWVEVIGHRETVGRPALYATTRQFLDDLGVESLDQLPAMDSTAGQVAMLEQFELGSAEPALLPEPQDAPALEIVDDEAAVLELDPDIPEVLEASAANAGEFSQSEPRDRTDSEPYA, from the coding sequence ATGAATACGACGGATGCGAAGCGCGTCCTCGAAACAGCACTCATCTGCGCGCAGCAACCGCTGCCTTTGCGTGAGATGGGGGTGCTGTTTAACGGGGTATTAACCGCCGACAGCCTCAAGCTGGTACTTGAGGATTTGCAGAACGACTGGGCTGGACGGGGGGTGGAGCTCGTTCATGTCGCCACCGGCTGGCGCTTTCAAAGCCGGCCACAGATGCGTGAGTACCTGGACAGGCTTCATCCGGAAAAGCCGCCCCGCTATACCCGGGCTACGCTTGAGACGCTTGCCATCATCGCGTACCGGCAGCCCGTGACGCGTGGTGACATGGAAGACATTCGCGGCGTCACGATCAACAGCATGATCCTCAAGCAATTGGAGGATCGCGGCTGGGTTGAAGTGATTGGCCACCGGGAAACCGTGGGCCGGCCAGCGCTTTATGCGACGACCAGGCAGTTTCTCGATGATTTGGGCGTTGAGTCGCTGGATCAGCTGCCCGCCATGGATAGTACGGCAGGGCAGGTTGCGATGCTCGAACAATTTGAGCTCGGCAGTGCAGAGCCCGCTTTGTTGCCGGAGCCGCAAGATGCGCCCGCGCTCGAGATCGTGGACGACGAGGCGGCCGTGCTGGAACTGGATCCGGACATTCCGGAAGTCCTGGAAGCTTCTGCGGCGAATGCCGGTGAGTTTTCCCAATCTGAGCCCCGTGACCGGACCGACAGCGAACCTTACGCATGA
- a CDS encoding RluA family pseudouridine synthase, with product MTDSEQSKLIISGAVAANSPSDEAQDEADSSVELELRRVMVPAGSHGARLDRALAGIVPEFSRSYLQQLIEAAVVQLNGRAVTKPSAKVKAGDELIIELRPTPQSQAFKPEAMALDIVFEDPYLLVIDKPAGLVVHPAPGNWSGTLLNGLLARDPQASFLPRAGIVHRLDKDTSGLMVVARQRQAMDQLVSMIAARSVSREYIALAHGAWQGARTREVSAAIGRDPRNRLRMAAVDLEKNAGKPALTVISLLQNGERHCLVKCKLHTGRTHQIRVHMALLGHPLISDGLYGGAVAAGLERQALHACRLAFEHPVTGAPMEFRSPPPPDLRAAIADVGLIYNQSS from the coding sequence ATGACTGATTCTGAACAAAGCAAATTGATTATATCGGGCGCTGTTGCGGCCAATAGCCCCTCTGATGAGGCTCAGGATGAAGCTGACAGCAGTGTCGAGCTGGAGTTACGGCGGGTGATGGTTCCCGCGGGGAGTCATGGCGCACGCCTTGACCGGGCCTTGGCCGGCATTGTGCCTGAGTTCTCCCGCAGCTATCTGCAACAGCTGATCGAAGCAGCCGTGGTGCAGCTCAATGGCCGGGCAGTCACCAAGCCGTCGGCCAAGGTCAAGGCCGGCGATGAGCTCATCATAGAGTTGCGGCCCACACCTCAAAGCCAGGCCTTCAAGCCGGAAGCCATGGCGCTGGACATTGTGTTTGAGGATCCCTATCTGCTGGTAATCGACAAACCGGCCGGCCTGGTTGTGCACCCCGCACCCGGTAACTGGAGCGGCACCCTGCTCAATGGCTTGCTGGCGCGTGATCCCCAGGCGTCCTTTTTGCCGCGCGCCGGCATCGTGCATCGTCTCGACAAGGATACCAGCGGGCTGATGGTGGTCGCCCGCCAGCGACAGGCGATGGATCAGCTGGTGAGCATGATCGCCGCCCGGAGCGTGAGCCGGGAATATATTGCGCTGGCCCACGGTGCATGGCAGGGGGCACGGACCCGGGAGGTGAGCGCGGCCATCGGCCGGGATCCCCGCAACCGCCTGCGCATGGCCGCCGTTGACCTGGAAAAAAACGCCGGCAAGCCGGCCTTGACGGTGATATCCCTGCTGCAAAACGGCGAGCGGCATTGTCTGGTCAAGTGCAAGCTGCATACCGGCCGCACCCATCAAATTCGCGTGCACATGGCGCTTCTGGGTCACCCCTTGATATCCGACGGGTTGTACGGCGGGGCAGTTGCTGCGGGGTTGGAGCGCCAGGCGCTGCATGCCTGCCGGCTGGCATTTGAACATCCCGTGACCGGTGCCCCGATGGAATTCAGGTCGCCGCCGCCGCCTGATTTACGGGCGGCTATAGCGGATGTCGGCCTGATATACAATCAAAGTTCGTAG